The Ranitomeya variabilis isolate aRanVar5 chromosome 7, aRanVar5.hap1, whole genome shotgun sequence genome includes a window with the following:
- the LOC143784130 gene encoding uncharacterized protein LOC143784130 has translation MDQVVLRRLWVEVAKSLWDGFDSASSKDKGNFLKKLRTRWRSMKDRFNKGLRTEEEQSRSGAAAAKSVPYKYSRALQFLRPILGRRQTHSSTLERARPAGADLHESPSDPSQPSHSDSRLAPPSGEPAAGPSGVPLREASGAPSFGNSRQRQRASDRPAMPEFLHLSTVFQNCFKALSDKMDTRLSNIDRRLETMESELSSPAKHFFSTIAKGMVEHLTPELQISVMQACNTAYVRALQQARVMQSATMPVVPSLASMTPTPAAEPLQPPHRGPRAERRHRRHHSIVPPTPAPARPSSSRSRHSGGAAAGEKKRKTRKRTHTEAHTEALAAPIQTPSTRRGSSRSRSSQGQPRSWQRLVMPPPSPTDVAVSPVYPAEGLDLPSSLLDSGSASSSSPRSQTPETYHSPLVAEVDTP, from the exons atggaccaggtggtgttgaggcgtttgtgggtagaggtggcaaagtcgctgtgggatggctttgacagcgcttcatccaaggacaaaggcaactttc ttaaaaagttgaggaccagatggcgatccatgaaggaccgtttcaataaggggctccgtactgaggaggagcaatctcggagtggtgctgctgcggccaagtcggtgccctataagTACAGCCgggcactacagttcctaagaccgatccttggccgccgaca aacacacagcagcaccctcgagcgagctcgccccgcaggagcggaccttcatgaatcgccatctgacccatcacagccctcccacagcgacagcaggcttgcaccaccatctggagaaccggcagccggtccatcaggtgttcccctacgcgaggcctctggcgcaccttcgttcgggaattcccgacagcgccagcgggcctcggacaggccagccatgcccgaatttttgcatttgagcacggttttccagaactgtttcaaggcgttgagcgataaaatggacactcgtctgtccaatatcgaccggcgccttgaaactatggaatccgagctctcgagtccggccaaacatttttttagtaccattgctaagggcatggtggaacaccttacgccggaactccagatttcggtgatgcaggcctgcaacactgcctatgtgagggctctgcagcaggctcgggtcatgcagtcagcgacaatgcccgtagtgccgtcgctggctagcatgactccgactcctgctgcagagccactccagccaccccaccgaggtccacgtgccgagcgacgccaccgcaggcaccatagcattgtgccgccgactcctgctcctgccaggccctcatcctcccgtagccgtcattctgggggagctgccgcgggagagaaaaaaagaaaaacaaggaaGAGGACACATACTGAGGCacacactgaggctctggctgctcctataCAGACACCAAGTAcgcgtcggggctctagccgcagcaggagcagccagggccaaccaagaagCTGGCAAAGGCTTGTGATGCCTCCTCCCTCTCCTACAGATGTGGCGGTTTCCccagtataccctgcggagggtttggacctgccatctagcctcctggactctggctcagcatcctcttcctctccccgttcCCAAACACCAGAGACTTACCATTCACCGCTGGTAgcagaggttgataccccctaa